One region of Ahniella affigens genomic DNA includes:
- a CDS encoding DUF502 domain-containing protein, producing MLSRLQRYFLTGILTLLPIWLTVIVFKFVLQGLGYLSQPLVYAVLSPLADALPQAFGWLQSDRAQQLVAITLTLAFILLIGWISSWVVGQRLLDYFESWMARIPLAKTVYGSARQLLDALRTSPDGTQRVVLIDFPSPEMKTIGLVTRTMRDELTGEELAAVYVPTTPNPTSGYLEIVPVTKLTPTDWTVDQAMTFVISGGVRAPDVIRFHRSTPQ from the coding sequence ATGCTCAGCCGACTGCAACGCTATTTTCTGACTGGAATCCTGACCTTACTGCCGATCTGGCTGACGGTGATCGTATTCAAGTTTGTGCTTCAAGGCCTCGGTTATCTGTCCCAACCGCTGGTCTATGCGGTGCTGTCGCCGCTCGCCGATGCGCTGCCGCAGGCCTTCGGCTGGTTGCAGAGCGATCGCGCCCAGCAACTGGTCGCGATCACGCTCACGCTCGCCTTCATCCTGCTGATCGGCTGGATTTCAAGCTGGGTCGTCGGACAGCGCCTGCTGGATTACTTCGAGTCCTGGATGGCCAGGATTCCGCTGGCAAAAACCGTTTACGGCAGCGCCAGACAGTTGCTCGATGCCCTCCGCACGAGCCCCGACGGCACCCAACGCGTTGTGCTCATCGACTTTCCGTCGCCTGAGATGAAAACCATCGGCTTAGTCACGCGCACCATGCGCGACGAGCTCACCGGCGAAGAACTCGCGGCGGTCTATGTTCCCACCACACCGAATCCAACATCGGGCTACCTGGAAATTGTGCCGGTGACCAAACTTACCCCAACCGACTGGACAGTCGATCAGGCCATGACCTTTGTGATCTCCGGCGGCGTGCGCGCACCGGATGTCATTCGCTTTCATCGGAGCACACCGCAATGA
- a CDS encoding EAL domain-containing protein: MRGSVLILVNERGDRRKMFELLDAKDFEAIFAAKDVAQARSMLASEDAPDLIVLEFAALDADVRALAEEISHDSRLAGVPLVGVIAGSLDSVFGNVVPQQVRAWVSSPVDGEAAWQIIERAIAPALPDPAQIAEAVEGQSGSSIASYRFAFDASLDELVLSDPVTGRIVDVNYTFISQSGISLQSIVGKPLDDLDLTNRGPSRKELLTQAMRQGSVRYRCQMPRGDGSRITVDAHIRLVKADGQVRLLSSFRVQASDPSRRVFGDFVDSLWAARGAETLARNLTQKLVDYAKLEFLLLLAKRTEIGDGHDLVVSHVRPGFAVTVVEQLKGPILRKVLDGEAFLANTNAWKALGSAATDTQGRIEMLFGVPIRDERQVVIGAVVGAGRQAFGEDAGLAHWVRALSSRVALELEIERAQELGRAKGLQDSLTGLPNRLLFNDRLETTIKEAHRTGEMFAVLFVDLDRFKTVNDSLGHSVGDELLIAVAKRLRSCVRGSDTVARYAGDEFTLILRHIVQREDVLRIAEKICRVLEAPLTLSDGRELHVTASIGISFYPDDADSAEKLLMHADIAMYNAKGMGRNNFQTYVAVPEESHQQRLALESKLRLAERNGELRAYYQPQVSSQTEDIIGMEALIRWEHPELGMISPGFFIPLAEDTGLIVSIGEWMLRTALADTKRWHDRFNLPLRISVNLSALQLKQPNLKDVVERAVRDTGLDAKHVELEVTESINVKGIPNLIETLQSLRDMGCSIAIDDFGTGQSSLDYIRRFPADRIKIDQVFVRNIGVDPDDEAIVRATINMSQQLNRGVIAEGVEYEEHLRFLRDHGCEELQGYLFCRPLPAASFENLLAEREKLVGPPRMPQVLGDD; the protein is encoded by the coding sequence ATGCGTGGCTCGGTTCTGATTCTGGTCAATGAGCGCGGCGATCGGCGCAAAATGTTCGAGTTGCTCGATGCCAAGGATTTCGAGGCGATTTTCGCTGCGAAGGATGTGGCACAGGCGCGCAGCATGCTGGCCTCCGAGGACGCGCCCGATCTGATTGTGCTTGAGTTTGCTGCCCTGGACGCCGATGTCCGCGCGCTGGCCGAGGAGATCAGTCATGACTCCCGTCTGGCAGGCGTGCCCTTGGTCGGCGTCATTGCCGGCAGCCTGGATTCGGTCTTCGGCAATGTCGTGCCGCAGCAGGTTCGCGCCTGGGTCAGTTCGCCGGTGGACGGCGAGGCTGCCTGGCAGATCATCGAGCGGGCGATCGCGCCCGCGCTGCCTGACCCTGCTCAGATCGCCGAAGCGGTCGAGGGCCAGTCCGGCTCCAGTATCGCCAGCTATCGATTTGCGTTCGATGCAAGCCTCGATGAGTTGGTGCTGTCCGATCCGGTTACGGGTCGGATCGTGGATGTCAACTACACCTTCATTTCGCAGTCCGGAATCAGTCTCCAGAGCATTGTCGGCAAGCCGCTGGATGATCTGGACCTGACGAATCGCGGGCCGTCCCGAAAAGAGCTGCTGACTCAGGCCATGCGCCAGGGCAGTGTGCGTTATCGGTGCCAGATGCCGCGCGGCGATGGCTCACGGATCACGGTTGACGCCCACATCCGGCTGGTCAAGGCCGATGGCCAGGTCCGTTTGCTCAGCAGTTTCCGCGTGCAAGCGTCCGATCCGAGCCGGCGCGTGTTTGGCGATTTTGTCGACAGTCTTTGGGCGGCCCGCGGTGCCGAGACGCTTGCCCGGAATCTGACGCAGAAACTGGTCGATTATGCAAAGCTCGAATTCCTGCTGTTGCTGGCCAAGCGCACGGAAATTGGCGACGGTCACGATCTGGTCGTGTCGCACGTACGGCCCGGCTTTGCAGTCACGGTTGTCGAGCAGCTGAAAGGCCCGATTCTCCGCAAAGTGTTGGATGGCGAAGCGTTTCTGGCGAACACAAATGCCTGGAAGGCCCTAGGCTCGGCCGCGACCGATACGCAGGGCCGCATCGAGATGCTGTTTGGCGTGCCGATTCGCGACGAGCGCCAGGTCGTGATTGGTGCGGTCGTCGGGGCGGGCCGTCAGGCGTTTGGCGAGGACGCCGGCTTGGCACACTGGGTCCGGGCACTGAGCTCACGCGTGGCGCTGGAGCTCGAGATCGAGCGTGCCCAGGAGCTTGGTCGCGCGAAGGGCCTCCAGGATTCGCTGACCGGCCTGCCTAACCGCTTGCTGTTCAACGATCGGCTCGAAACCACGATCAAAGAGGCGCATCGCACCGGCGAAATGTTTGCCGTGCTGTTTGTCGATCTGGATCGGTTCAAGACCGTCAATGACAGCCTGGGCCACAGCGTCGGCGACGAACTCCTGATTGCAGTCGCCAAGCGCCTGCGCAGCTGTGTGCGCGGTTCCGACACGGTGGCGCGATACGCCGGCGACGAATTCACCTTGATCCTTCGGCACATCGTGCAGCGCGAAGACGTGCTGCGCATCGCCGAAAAAATCTGTCGCGTATTGGAAGCGCCGCTGACGCTTTCTGACGGTCGCGAACTGCACGTTACCGCCAGTATTGGCATCAGTTTCTATCCGGACGACGCCGACTCGGCCGAAAAGCTGCTCATGCATGCCGATATCGCGATGTACAACGCGAAGGGCATGGGCCGGAACAACTTCCAGACCTACGTGGCGGTGCCGGAAGAGTCGCACCAGCAGCGTCTGGCGCTGGAATCCAAGCTCCGTCTGGCCGAGCGCAATGGCGAGCTGCGCGCCTATTACCAGCCGCAGGTCAGTTCGCAGACCGAAGACATCATCGGCATGGAAGCGTTGATCCGTTGGGAACACCCGGAGCTCGGCATGATCTCGCCCGGGTTTTTCATTCCGCTGGCCGAAGATACCGGGCTCATTGTGTCGATCGGCGAATGGATGCTTCGCACCGCATTGGCCGATACCAAGCGCTGGCATGATCGCTTCAATCTGCCGCTTCGGATCAGTGTCAATCTGTCGGCGCTGCAGTTGAAGCAGCCCAATCTGAAGGACGTCGTGGAGCGGGCGGTTCGCGATACCGGTCTCGACGCCAAGCACGTCGAGTTGGAAGTGACCGAAAGCATCAACGTCAAAGGGATTCCGAATCTGATCGAGACCTTGCAGTCGCTTCGCGACATGGGCTGTTCGATCGCGATCGACGATTTCGGCACGGGCCAGAGTTCGCTCGACTATATTCGTCGCTTCCCGGCCGATCGGATCAAGATCGACCAGGTGTTTGTCCGCAACATTGGTGTGGATCCCGACGACGAGGCCATTGTCCGCGCCACCATCAATATGTCGCAGCAGCTGAATCGCGGCGTCATTGCGGAAGGCGTGGAATACGAGGAGCACCTTCGCTTCCTGCGCGATCATGGTTGCGAAGAACTGCAGGGCTACCTGTTCTGCCGGCCGCTGCCCGCCGCGAGTTTCGAGAATCTGCTGGCCGAACGTGAGAAGCTGGTGGGTCCGCCCCGCATGCCACAAGTGCTCGGCGATGATTGA
- a CDS encoding GNAT family N-acetyltransferase gives MNVTIRPIEAKDDPIVAAIIRRVMPEFGADGPGFAIHDPEVDFMSQSYGAPRSAYFVVEAAGTVVGGGGVAGLAGDGTGTICELRKMYFLPEARGLGAGRALIERCLAVAKAFGYQRCYLETLEGMHAAQKLYRANGFTEIAGPLGNTGHFSCDRFFVKDLSD, from the coding sequence ATGAACGTCACGATCCGCCCGATTGAAGCGAAGGACGATCCGATCGTTGCGGCGATCATTCGACGGGTCATGCCGGAGTTTGGCGCTGACGGCCCCGGCTTCGCGATCCATGACCCGGAAGTCGACTTCATGAGTCAAAGCTACGGCGCGCCGCGATCGGCCTATTTCGTCGTCGAGGCCGCCGGCACGGTCGTCGGCGGCGGCGGCGTTGCAGGGCTGGCGGGCGATGGCACCGGCACCATCTGCGAGCTTCGGAAAATGTACTTTTTGCCCGAAGCCCGCGGCCTCGGCGCCGGTCGTGCCCTCATTGAGCGCTGTCTGGCCGTTGCGAAGGCCTTTGGCTACCAACGCTGCTATCTGGAAACACTCGAAGGCATGCACGCCGCGCAAAAGCTCTACCGGGCGAACGGCTTCACCGAAATCGCGGGTCCGCTTGGCAATACCGGGCACTTCAGCTGCGACCGGTTCTTTGTCAAGGACCTAAGCGACTGA
- a CDS encoding FAD-dependent oxidoreductase, whose product MALLLARRGESVLVLERRPDPRTDGYFGGRSINLALAERGLHALRQAGLEQALLDNAVMMRGRMIHEVGETPYLQRYGKDDSEVIWSVNRGRLNQILLVAAEAAGARILFDQRVEDVNFDDRTLVAVDEKHGSAETFQFSRLIGADGAGSAVRKAMAAVVELGERFEPLGHGYKELEIPAGDNAAFRIERNALHIWPRGGYMLIALPNIDGSFTVTLFLPNAGNPSFATLTSPAAAEAFFQTDFASAISVMPEWKQDFFNNPTGMLGTLRLDRWHLDETAVLIGDAAHAIVPFHGQGMNCAFEDCIALDHLLADADTPFARFQDRRKPNANAIADLALENYVEMRDQVADEQFHRIKQLERRLADAFPTQFVSRYAMVMFHRVDYAVAKYRGAVQLDLMLQWLAQYGEPERVPLDVAHAALCAALPPFAEA is encoded by the coding sequence ATGGCGCTCCTCCTGGCGCGCCGCGGCGAGTCCGTACTGGTGCTGGAGCGTCGACCAGATCCACGCACTGACGGCTATTTCGGTGGCCGCTCGATCAATCTGGCGTTGGCGGAACGCGGTTTGCATGCGTTGCGCCAAGCGGGCCTGGAGCAGGCGCTGCTCGACAACGCGGTAATGATGCGTGGTCGCATGATCCACGAGGTCGGCGAGACACCGTACCTGCAGCGTTATGGCAAGGACGATTCCGAAGTGATCTGGTCGGTCAACCGGGGCCGCTTGAACCAGATCCTGCTCGTCGCCGCCGAAGCGGCTGGCGCCCGCATTCTGTTCGATCAGCGCGTCGAAGACGTGAACTTTGACGATCGTACGCTGGTGGCCGTTGACGAAAAGCACGGCAGTGCTGAGACATTTCAGTTCAGTCGCCTGATTGGCGCCGATGGCGCCGGCTCGGCCGTCCGCAAGGCGATGGCCGCAGTCGTTGAATTGGGCGAACGATTTGAGCCGCTAGGTCATGGCTACAAGGAGCTGGAGATTCCAGCTGGCGACAACGCCGCGTTCCGCATTGAGCGCAACGCCCTGCATATTTGGCCGCGCGGCGGCTACATGCTCATTGCGCTGCCAAACATCGACGGCAGTTTCACTGTGACGCTGTTCCTGCCGAACGCGGGAAATCCGAGCTTTGCGACGCTCACCTCACCAGCTGCCGCCGAAGCTTTTTTCCAAACCGACTTCGCATCGGCGATCAGCGTGATGCCGGAATGGAAGCAGGACTTTTTCAACAACCCAACGGGCATGCTCGGCACGCTACGTCTGGATCGCTGGCATCTGGACGAAACAGCGGTGCTGATCGGCGACGCGGCACACGCCATTGTGCCCTTTCATGGGCAGGGCATGAACTGCGCGTTCGAGGACTGCATCGCGCTCGATCACTTATTGGCCGATGCCGATACGCCCTTTGCGCGTTTTCAAGATCGGCGCAAGCCAAACGCCAATGCCATTGCCGACCTGGCACTCGAGAACTACGTCGAGATGCGGGACCAAGTGGCCGATGAGCAGTTCCACCGCATCAAGCAACTCGAACGTCGCCTGGCGGACGCGTTCCCGACGCAATTCGTGTCGCGCTACGCAATGGTGATGTTTCATCGCGTGGACTACGCCGTCGCGAAGTACCGCGGCGCGGTCCAACTCGACCTGATGCTGCAATGGTTGGCGCAATATGGCGAGCCAGAGCGAGTACCGTTGGATGTCGCCCACGCCGCCTTGTGTGCGGCGCTGCCGCCGTTTGCCGAAGCATGA
- a CDS encoding IMPACT family protein — protein MKATLCRLERAEFEIKKSRFLVAAGPAETSDAALQFVAQYSDQEARHNCYAWRVGDQYRFFDADEPAGTAGRPILQAIDGQGFDQVVVLVTRWFGGIKLGAGGLVRAYGGSAAECLRLAERRPLLTFVSLGFWVPFSQLGAMHHLLEQFDAAKEAEAFDESGCRFQIRLLEERQAGFTRALIDQTRGQAVLDSD, from the coding sequence ATGAAGGCCACGCTCTGCCGGCTGGAGCGGGCCGAATTCGAAATCAAGAAGAGTCGATTTCTAGTGGCAGCCGGCCCGGCGGAAACATCCGATGCCGCCTTGCAGTTCGTTGCGCAGTATTCCGACCAGGAAGCCCGGCACAACTGTTACGCATGGCGGGTGGGTGACCAGTACCGATTCTTCGATGCTGACGAGCCGGCAGGGACGGCAGGACGCCCGATCTTGCAAGCGATCGATGGGCAAGGATTTGACCAGGTGGTCGTGTTGGTCACGCGCTGGTTTGGCGGCATCAAGCTCGGTGCCGGCGGCTTGGTTCGGGCCTACGGTGGCTCGGCTGCCGAATGTCTTCGTCTTGCCGAGCGGCGGCCATTGCTCACGTTCGTGTCGTTAGGGTTCTGGGTGCCCTTTTCCCAACTCGGCGCGATGCATCATCTGCTCGAACAGTTTGACGCGGCGAAAGAAGCCGAGGCGTTTGACGAATCGGGCTGCCGGTTTCAGATTCGCCTGCTGGAGGAACGCCAGGCAGGGTTCACGAGAGCGCTGATTGATCAGACACGAGGCCAAGCGGTTCTCGACTCTGATTGA
- a CDS encoding RNA polymerase sigma factor, which yields MTERADEDLMLAYQGGDARAFEILYQRHRGTLYRFFLRGMSRRDLADELFQDTWSRVVTARDRYRPDAKFTTWLLQIANNLLIDHYRRQRPEDTGESAEEAFRTTPTEVRDEPDRVLSDFEQARQMQRALAELPLDQRQAFLLRAEQELGVEEIAEVMGVGRETAKSRLRYALEKLRARLR from the coding sequence ATGACGGAACGGGCGGACGAAGATCTCATGCTGGCGTATCAAGGTGGCGATGCCCGCGCCTTCGAGATTCTGTATCAGCGCCACCGGGGTACGCTCTATCGCTTTTTCCTGCGCGGCATGAGTCGTCGCGATCTCGCCGACGAACTGTTTCAGGACACCTGGAGCCGCGTGGTCACCGCCCGTGACCGCTACCGTCCGGACGCCAAGTTCACCACGTGGCTCCTGCAGATCGCCAACAATCTCCTGATCGACCACTATCGCCGCCAGCGTCCTGAAGACACTGGCGAGTCGGCCGAAGAGGCCTTTCGCACGACGCCCACCGAGGTCCGCGATGAGCCGGACCGCGTGCTCAGTGATTTCGAGCAGGCGCGCCAGATGCAGCGGGCGCTCGCCGAGCTGCCACTGGACCAGCGGCAGGCCTTCTTGTTGCGCGCCGAGCAGGAACTGGGTGTTGAGGAGATTGCCGAAGTCATGGGCGTCGGGCGGGAGACCGCCAAGTCGCGCTTGCGCTATGCGCTGGAAAAATTGCGAGCGAGGTTGCGATGA
- a CDS encoding M35 family metallo-endopeptidase has protein sequence MKTKITQLALATVLFVSGAASAAIVARVEPAQGEGANAPVVKFTMTNTGKSAVQVVRWETPFTGLLGEQFSVTFNGVEAEYVGRHYKWADPQDYDMITLKAGQSRSIVVDLSEVYNLSETGVYQISYQNSLRTLLQGDRSTDEAKALQGTVASAPISMFVEGVPYNPPAMPIAWDQAKANASGFTGCTSTRQSQINSAMNSAGTYAANSLSYLNAGKTGSRYTTWFGTYNSSRYNTVKAHYVKIDEALRIKPVTFNCTCTDSAYAYVYKNQPYNIFVCNAFWSAPSTGTDSKAGTIVHELSHFTVVADTDDHAYGQTAAKKLATTNTTKAIDNADSHEYFAENTPALN, from the coding sequence ATGAAGACGAAAATCACGCAATTGGCGCTAGCCACGGTGTTGTTTGTTTCGGGTGCCGCTTCCGCCGCGATTGTCGCGCGCGTTGAGCCGGCCCAAGGCGAAGGCGCCAACGCGCCGGTCGTGAAGTTCACGATGACCAATACCGGCAAGTCGGCCGTGCAGGTTGTCCGCTGGGAAACCCCGTTCACGGGCCTGCTCGGTGAGCAGTTCTCGGTGACCTTCAATGGCGTGGAAGCCGAATACGTTGGCCGCCACTACAAGTGGGCCGATCCGCAAGATTACGACATGATCACGCTCAAGGCCGGTCAGTCGCGCTCGATCGTCGTGGATCTCTCCGAGGTCTACAACCTCAGCGAAACAGGCGTCTACCAGATTTCGTATCAGAATTCGCTGCGTACCTTGCTGCAGGGCGACCGCAGCACGGACGAAGCAAAAGCCCTGCAAGGCACCGTTGCGTCCGCCCCCATCAGCATGTTTGTGGAAGGCGTGCCCTATAACCCTCCGGCGATGCCGATTGCGTGGGACCAGGCAAAGGCTAACGCTTCCGGTTTTACGGGCTGCACCAGCACCCGTCAGTCGCAGATCAACTCGGCAATGAACAGTGCGGGCACGTACGCGGCGAATTCGCTGTCCTACCTGAATGCCGGCAAGACTGGTTCGCGTTACACCACGTGGTTCGGTACCTACAATTCGAGCCGCTACAACACGGTCAAGGCGCACTACGTGAAGATCGATGAGGCGCTCCGCATCAAGCCGGTGACCTTCAATTGCACCTGCACCGACTCCGCCTACGCCTACGTCTACAAGAACCAGCCTTACAACATCTTTGTTTGCAACGCGTTCTGGTCGGCGCCGAGCACGGGTACGGACTCCAAGGCGGGTACGATCGTGCATGAGCTGAGCCATTTCACTGTGGTGGCGGACACGGATGACCATGCCTATGGCCAGACGGCTGCCAAGAAGCTGGCGACCACGAACACGACCAAGGCCATTGACAATGCTGACAGCCATGAGTACTTCGCCGAAAACACCCCGGCGCTGAACTAA
- the csrA gene encoding carbon storage regulator CsrA, with the protein MLILTRRVGETLMIGDQVTVTVLGVKGNQVRIGINAPKELAVHREEIFQRIRKEQEGGEATPDADAKA; encoded by the coding sequence ATGCTGATATTGACGAGACGAGTGGGCGAAACATTGATGATTGGCGATCAGGTGACCGTGACGGTGCTTGGGGTCAAGGGCAATCAAGTTCGCATTGGTATCAACGCCCCGAAGGAGCTCGCCGTCCACCGCGAAGAAATATTCCAACGCATTCGAAAAGAGCAGGAAGGCGGCGAAGCGACGCCCGATGCGGATGCAAAAGCCTGA
- a CDS encoding queuosine precursor transporter codes for MTGFNRRQKLFLILSGFFLTNVLLAEFVGVKIFALEPTLGISPFNWNLFGHQGSLNFTAGVMLWPIVFVMTDIINEYYGKRGVRFLSWLAVVLILYAFLFAYLAIALVPADWWVGVMKDQGVPDQQAAFAAIFGQATWTIWGSVVAFLLSQLIDITIFQRIRQRTGERWLGLRATVSTLVSQFIDSFVVLYIAFVIGPQKWALSLWLAIGSVNYVYKGVVAILMIPVLYLIHMAIDRYLGHAEAEAMKRDALQES; via the coding sequence ATGACTGGATTCAATCGACGCCAGAAGCTGTTTCTGATCCTGTCCGGATTTTTCCTGACCAATGTGCTGTTGGCCGAGTTCGTCGGCGTGAAGATTTTTGCACTGGAGCCCACACTCGGCATTTCGCCGTTCAACTGGAACCTCTTTGGCCACCAAGGCAGCCTGAATTTCACGGCAGGCGTCATGCTTTGGCCCATTGTGTTCGTGATGACCGACATCATCAACGAGTACTACGGCAAACGCGGCGTCCGGTTCCTGTCCTGGCTTGCGGTCGTTCTGATCCTGTACGCGTTCTTGTTCGCTTATCTGGCGATCGCCCTGGTCCCCGCCGACTGGTGGGTCGGGGTCATGAAAGACCAAGGCGTGCCCGATCAGCAAGCGGCATTCGCCGCCATTTTTGGCCAGGCCACCTGGACCATCTGGGGCTCGGTCGTCGCATTTTTGCTGTCGCAGCTGATCGACATCACAATCTTCCAGCGCATCCGTCAACGCACCGGCGAGCGCTGGCTTGGTTTGCGCGCAACGGTGTCGACACTGGTCTCGCAATTCATCGACAGCTTCGTCGTGCTCTATATCGCTTTTGTCATCGGCCCACAGAAGTGGGCTCTCTCGCTTTGGTTGGCCATCGGCTCGGTCAATTATGTCTACAAAGGCGTTGTAGCGATCCTGATGATTCCCGTTCTGTATCTCATTCACATGGCCATCGACCGCTACCTCGGCCACGCCGAGGCAGAAGCAATGAAGCGCGATGCCCTGCAGGAGTCCTGA
- a CDS encoding 3-hydroxyacyl-CoA dehydrogenase NAD-binding domain-containing protein, whose product MFEGLKLQHWKPRFERDNVLVLAFDRAGSSVNTLSAAVLEELSGILDRFPLNPPKGLVFISAKPAGFIAGADIKEFADFSARSLTLSAIERGHRVFGKVAALKIPTVAAIHGHCMGGGTELSLACKFRVASDDAKTRIGLPEVMLGIQPGWGGLARLPHLVGAKAAFDMMLTGRTLSASNAKAVGLVDKVVPESGLLDAALNQLKFRGKRRLGQRLTAWITNTRLARMVLSKAMYGQVARKADRKQYPAPFAMIDFWRKNGGNLQQALRAEPRATVKLAETSTARNLVRVYFLQEALKGLAGGAAHEIKHVHVVGAGVMGGDIAAWCALQGFTVSLQDREMKYIQPALDRAQELFKKKLKTDDKIAEVNKRLMADVDSAQVPKADLIIEAIFENLEAKQGLYANLEPRMKAGAILASNTSSIPLNELRAKLARPEQFVGLHYFNPVALMPLVEIVKHDQVSPDVLKRMAAFAKGIDKLPVPVASSPGFLVNRVLFPYMLEAATLYAEGVPGPVIDKVAKKFGMPMGPIELMDTVGLDIATSVSKVLCPFLKLDVPTALTEMIGSGKRGKKDGQGFYTWKDGKPVKPEVPSSYQVPADLEDRMILPYLNECVACLAEGVVESAEHCDAGMIFGTGFAPFRGGPVQHIQDTGKEALKARLETLAAKYGARFAPKAGWEQV is encoded by the coding sequence ATGTTTGAAGGCTTGAAATTGCAGCATTGGAAGCCCCGTTTCGAGCGGGACAATGTGCTCGTCCTGGCGTTTGACCGCGCCGGCAGCTCGGTCAACACCCTGAGCGCGGCCGTGCTGGAGGAGCTTTCCGGGATTCTGGACCGCTTTCCGTTGAATCCCCCGAAGGGCCTGGTGTTCATTTCGGCGAAGCCCGCTGGCTTTATCGCTGGCGCCGACATCAAGGAATTCGCCGACTTTTCGGCGCGTAGCCTGACGTTGAGCGCGATTGAGCGCGGACACCGGGTCTTTGGCAAGGTTGCGGCACTGAAAATCCCGACTGTCGCCGCGATTCACGGCCACTGTATGGGCGGCGGCACCGAGCTGTCGCTGGCCTGCAAGTTCCGGGTTGCCAGCGACGATGCCAAGACGCGTATCGGCCTGCCCGAGGTAATGCTCGGCATCCAGCCGGGTTGGGGCGGCTTGGCCCGCCTGCCGCATCTCGTCGGCGCCAAGGCAGCATTCGACATGATGCTGACCGGCCGAACCCTGAGTGCCAGCAATGCCAAAGCAGTGGGTCTGGTCGACAAGGTGGTTCCGGAATCGGGGCTCTTGGACGCCGCGCTGAACCAGCTCAAGTTCCGCGGCAAGCGCCGACTCGGCCAGCGCCTCACGGCCTGGATCACGAATACACGCCTCGCGCGCATGGTGCTCAGCAAGGCCATGTACGGGCAGGTTGCCCGCAAGGCCGACCGAAAGCAGTATCCAGCGCCGTTCGCCATGATCGACTTCTGGCGCAAGAACGGCGGCAATTTGCAACAGGCGCTGCGGGCTGAGCCGCGGGCAACGGTCAAACTGGCCGAAACGTCGACGGCCCGAAACCTGGTACGCGTTTATTTCCTGCAGGAGGCGCTGAAAGGCCTCGCGGGTGGTGCGGCCCACGAGATCAAGCATGTGCACGTGGTCGGCGCGGGCGTGATGGGTGGCGATATTGCCGCGTGGTGCGCGCTGCAGGGCTTTACCGTGAGCCTGCAGGATCGCGAGATGAAGTACATCCAGCCCGCACTGGATCGCGCACAGGAGCTCTTCAAGAAGAAGCTGAAAACCGACGACAAGATCGCCGAGGTCAACAAACGGTTGATGGCGGATGTCGACAGCGCGCAGGTCCCCAAAGCCGACCTGATCATCGAAGCGATCTTCGAGAACCTGGAAGCCAAGCAGGGTCTCTATGCGAATCTGGAGCCACGAATGAAGGCCGGGGCGATTCTGGCCAGCAACACGTCCAGCATTCCGCTGAACGAACTTCGCGCCAAGCTGGCCCGACCGGAACAGTTTGTCGGACTGCACTACTTCAACCCGGTGGCATTGATGCCGCTCGTCGAAATCGTCAAGCACGACCAGGTGTCGCCCGACGTGCTGAAGCGTATGGCAGCGTTCGCAAAAGGCATCGACAAGTTGCCCGTGCCGGTCGCGTCGTCGCCGGGCTTTCTGGTCAACCGCGTGCTGTTTCCGTACATGCTCGAAGCGGCAACCCTTTACGCTGAAGGCGTGCCAGGGCCGGTGATCGACAAGGTCGCGAAGAAGTTCGGCATGCCGATGGGTCCGATCGAACTGATGGACACGGTGGGCTTGGACATCGCCACGTCGGTCTCGAAAGTGCTGTGCCCGTTCCTCAAGCTCGACGTGCCCACGGCTTTGACCGAGATGATTGGCAGCGGCAAACGCGGCAAGAAGGACGGCCAGGGCTTCTACACCTGGAAAGACGGCAAGCCGGTCAAGCCCGAGGTGCCGAGCAGCTACCAAGTGCCGGCAGACCTGGAGGACCGGATGATCCTCCCCTACCTCAACGAGTGCGTGGCGTGTCTCGCTGAAGGCGTGGTCGAAAGTGCCGAGCATTGCGATGCCGGCATGATTTTCGGCACCGGCTTCGCCCCGTTCCGAGGCGGCCCGGTGCAGCACATTCAGGACACCGGCAAGGAGGCGCTGAAAGCTCGGCTGGAAACACTGGCGGCCAAATACGGCGCCCGCTTTGCACCCAAAGCCGGTTGGGAGCAAGTGTGA